In the Micromonospora narathiwatensis genome, one interval contains:
- a CDS encoding WXG100 family type VII secretion target — MADWEQMAREVLVAGRPDKVQNAALGWKELLKNIGSVEESLQQNVKDLGAVWKGPAYDAFKTHIEGLGKQAGGLVDAAEKPGHGRVSIVTTLEKAATQLQDAQSKMPIPAACVGDVLAARNGEITLGVGLFEARVKADLMGSWPMEKLGQLSDWVTGWFSDQEGEARKAYDEVDRNFQERVMETPGGRDFTRVAPVTDTPDLDRPDTVGPGGGMPDLGKPPATDMGGKPTIDPGKMPGGDPGRPNIGSGAHPDLSNGSSHVPSTGTSHLPSTGGVGNGGNYGTGLAGAGGGTGSGYVPGGGLSGGGSGLGGGGAPGLGGGGAGIGKPVSPGLPPMMGGGMAGAGGRGAGGRMGAGKLGAGGMAPGMGGMAGGGGAGRRGAGDARGGPAARGAGVRGGMAGAGHGGGAGYGEEEAPRNSWLEEDEDVWGSDSGGNSGILR, encoded by the coding sequence ATGGCGGACTGGGAGCAGATGGCCCGCGAGGTGCTCGTGGCGGGCCGCCCCGACAAGGTGCAGAACGCCGCGCTCGGCTGGAAGGAGCTGCTCAAGAACATCGGTTCGGTGGAGGAGAGCCTCCAGCAGAACGTCAAGGACCTCGGCGCGGTCTGGAAGGGGCCGGCGTACGACGCCTTCAAGACGCACATCGAGGGCCTGGGCAAGCAGGCCGGCGGTCTCGTGGACGCCGCGGAGAAGCCCGGGCACGGCCGGGTCAGCATCGTCACCACCCTCGAGAAGGCGGCCACGCAGCTCCAGGACGCGCAGAGCAAGATGCCCATCCCGGCCGCCTGCGTCGGGGACGTGCTGGCCGCGCGGAACGGGGAGATCACGCTCGGCGTCGGGCTCTTCGAGGCCCGGGTGAAGGCAGACCTGATGGGCAGCTGGCCGATGGAGAAGCTCGGCCAGCTCAGCGACTGGGTGACCGGTTGGTTCTCGGACCAGGAGGGCGAGGCGCGGAAGGCCTACGACGAGGTCGACCGCAACTTCCAGGAGCGGGTGATGGAGACCCCCGGCGGCCGCGACTTCACTCGCGTCGCGCCGGTCACGGACACCCCGGATCTGGATCGCCCGGACACCGTCGGCCCGGGAGGCGGCATGCCCGATCTGGGCAAGCCCCCCGCTACCGACATGGGCGGTAAACCAACCATCGACCCGGGCAAGATGCCGGGTGGTGACCCGGGCCGCCCGAACATCGGGTCGGGCGCCCACCCCGATCTTTCCAACGGCAGCAGCCACGTGCCGTCCACCGGCACCAGCCACCTCCCGTCGACCGGCGGGGTGGGCAACGGCGGCAACTACGGCACCGGGTTGGCCGGTGCCGGCGGCGGCACCGGTTCCGGCTACGTCCCGGGCGGTGGCCTCTCCGGCGGCGGCAGCGGCCTCGGCGGCGGTGGGGCGCCGGGCCTGGGTGGCGGCGGTGCCGGCATCGGCAAGCCGGTGAGCCCCGGCCTGCCGCCGATGATGGGCGGCGGCATGGCGGGCGCGGGCGGCCGTGGTGCGGGCGGCCGGATGGGCGCGGGAAAGCTCGGCGCGGGCGGGATGGCGCCCGGGATGGGCGGCATGGCGGGCGGTGGCGGCGCCGGCCGCCGCGGCGCCGGCGATGCCCGGGGCGGCCCGGCCGCTCGGGGCGCGGGTGTCCGGGGCGGCATGGCTGGCGCGGGCCATGGCGGCGGAGCCGGCTACGGCGAGGAGGAAGCGCCGCGCAACAGCTGGCTGGAGGAGGACGAGGACGTCTGGGGCTCGGACTCCGGCGGGAATTCGGGCATCCTGCGCTGA
- the mycP gene encoding type VII secretion-associated serine protease mycosin, with product MRDSLRPDGTTVSLRTGHRLRSVLCGAAVAALLGGVLAPPAPARAAPKCGPTGAPAPTERPWALDRIDPSGAWRITRGAGVTVAVIDSGVSPSHPLLRGRVLDGADFNNLEQLKGQCDLVGHGTLVAGIIAGREGTGTPYSGIAPEAKILPVRVLADGKRTFDESIPAQIGQAIRWAVDHGADVINLSLATLDDPALKKAVDYALDEGVILVAAAGNQEENQQGQPAYPAAYSGVIAVAGVDDKGEHVGSSVTGDYVDIAAPGLNIVGPAPQGSGYLAEPQGGTSFATAYVSGVAALVRAAHPKLTPKGVAYRLTRTADSPPDGHNAEIGYGVVNPYRAVTSLLGSRDDAPLGAMPKPVPPADPLGWQRTVAIWVAAVGGLLAAILLTARPVLALGRRRGWRPGRRSEPADA from the coding sequence GTGCGTGACAGCTTGCGGCCGGACGGGACGACGGTGAGCCTCCGTACCGGACACCGGCTCCGATCCGTCCTCTGTGGAGCCGCGGTCGCGGCGCTGCTCGGTGGCGTCCTGGCCCCGCCCGCGCCCGCCAGGGCCGCCCCGAAGTGCGGCCCGACCGGCGCTCCCGCCCCCACCGAGAGACCGTGGGCGCTGGACCGCATCGACCCGTCCGGGGCCTGGCGGATCACCCGCGGCGCGGGGGTCACCGTGGCGGTCATCGACTCGGGCGTCTCACCGAGCCACCCGCTGCTGCGCGGCCGGGTGCTCGACGGCGCGGACTTCAACAACCTGGAGCAGCTCAAGGGGCAGTGCGACCTGGTCGGCCACGGCACCCTGGTGGCGGGCATCATCGCCGGCCGGGAGGGCACCGGCACGCCGTACAGCGGGATCGCGCCGGAGGCGAAGATCCTGCCGGTACGCGTGCTCGCCGACGGCAAACGCACCTTCGACGAGTCGATCCCGGCCCAGATCGGCCAGGCCATCCGCTGGGCGGTCGACCACGGGGCCGACGTGATCAACCTGTCGCTGGCCACATTGGACGACCCGGCGTTGAAGAAGGCCGTCGACTACGCCCTCGACGAGGGGGTGATCCTGGTGGCCGCCGCCGGCAACCAGGAGGAGAACCAGCAGGGCCAGCCGGCGTACCCGGCCGCGTACTCGGGGGTCATCGCCGTCGCCGGCGTCGACGACAAGGGCGAACACGTCGGCAGTTCGGTCACCGGCGACTACGTGGACATCGCCGCGCCCGGGCTGAACATCGTCGGCCCGGCGCCGCAGGGCTCGGGATACCTCGCCGAGCCGCAGGGCGGCACCAGCTTCGCCACGGCGTACGTCTCCGGGGTCGCCGCCCTGGTCCGCGCCGCCCACCCGAAGCTCACCCCGAAGGGGGTCGCCTACCGGCTGACCCGCACCGCCGACAGCCCGCCGGACGGGCACAACGCCGAGATCGGCTACGGGGTGGTCAACCCGTACCGGGCGGTGACCAGCCTGCTGGGCTCGCGCGACGACGCGCCGCTCGGGGCGATGCCGAAGCCGGTCCCGCCGGCCGACCCGCTCGGCTGGCAGCGGACCGTGGCGATCTGGGTGGCCGCCGTCGGCGGACTGCTGGCCGCGATCCTGCTCACCGCCCGGCCCGTCCTCGCCCTGGGCCGCCGTCGTGGCTGGCGGCCGGGACGGCGCTCCGAGCCGGCCGACGCCTGA
- a CDS encoding helix-turn-helix transcriptional regulator, producing MTTMATTAGENGSGRNWTFLTNHGHVLLAIARNPTARLRDVADEVGVTERAAQAIVADLEAGGYLRRTRVGRRNEYTINPSGHFRHPAEADQQVGALLALFAAEPATGPDA from the coding sequence ATGACCACCATGGCGACGACAGCGGGCGAGAACGGGAGCGGCCGTAACTGGACCTTCCTCACCAACCACGGGCACGTACTGCTGGCCATCGCGCGCAACCCGACCGCGCGGCTGCGGGACGTCGCCGACGAGGTGGGGGTGACCGAGCGGGCCGCCCAGGCGATCGTCGCCGACCTGGAGGCCGGTGGTTACCTGCGCCGCACCCGAGTGGGGCGGCGCAACGAGTACACGATCAACCCGAGCGGCCACTTCCGGCACCCGGCGGAGGCCGACCAGCAGGTCGGCGCCCTGCTCGCCCTCTTCGCCGCCGAGCCGGCCACCGGTCCCGACGCCTGA
- a CDS encoding carbonic anhydrase: MTPTTPEQALAELYAGNRRFVTGVPHHPNQDAGHRAAVADGQHPFAVIVGCSDSRLAAEIIFDRGLGDVFVVRTAGHTVGPEVLGSVEYAITVLGVPLVVVLGHDSCGAVQAARDAVATGTSPAGHLGAVVEAVVPSLRRAARQGIEDVDGIVDIHIAQTLEALLARSTVLAELVSAGRCAVAGMSYRLSAGEVRMVAEVPAGTPTTTLTDDGD; the protein is encoded by the coding sequence GTGACGCCGACCACTCCCGAACAGGCGCTCGCCGAGCTGTACGCCGGAAACCGTCGTTTCGTCACCGGCGTACCCCATCATCCGAATCAGGACGCCGGGCACCGGGCCGCCGTCGCGGACGGCCAGCACCCCTTCGCGGTGATCGTCGGTTGCTCCGACTCCCGCCTCGCCGCCGAGATCATCTTCGACCGCGGCCTGGGCGACGTCTTCGTGGTGCGGACCGCCGGCCACACCGTCGGCCCCGAGGTGCTCGGCAGCGTCGAGTACGCGATCACCGTGCTCGGCGTACCACTGGTCGTGGTGCTCGGCCACGACTCCTGCGGGGCGGTGCAGGCCGCCCGGGACGCCGTCGCCACCGGCACCTCCCCGGCCGGGCACCTCGGTGCCGTGGTGGAGGCCGTCGTGCCCAGCCTCCGCCGGGCCGCCCGGCAGGGCATCGAGGACGTGGACGGGATCGTCGACATCCACATCGCGCAGACGCTGGAGGCGCTGCTCGCCCGGTCCACCGTGCTCGCCGAGCTGGTGTCCGCGGGCCGGTGCGCGGTGGCCGGCATGTCGTACCGGCTCAGCGCGGGCGAGGTGCGGATGGTGGCCGAGGTGCCCGCCGGCACCCCGACCACGACGCTGACCGACGACGGCGACTAG
- a CDS encoding coiled-coil domain-containing protein → MTAPLRHWLTPVVAVLAAFAIVAGPTPAMAAPANPTPSGHEEDNDPPLITDVLDATNRAYLQAKAKLEKSKQRQLQLALEVRAAQAELDALRPQVGQIAAQSYRTGRIGAMAMLLESNTPDSFVRRAAALDELNMVNAQRLAEVNAAKTRAEQAKIALDGEVREQEKQKNAMAREKVAAEKALSLVGGRGFTGGLVSATSPVARIGPGRSADGGWKPESCSEKDPTTSGCITPRTLHAYKEVRRAGFTRFAGCYRSGGPWEHPKGRACDWSLQNSGFAPWHNNDTRMYGNNVAAFLIRNADRLGIYYVIWNRQIWFPATGWKSYSGPSNHTDHVHMSLL, encoded by the coding sequence GTGACGGCACCCCTGCGCCACTGGTTGACACCCGTGGTGGCCGTACTCGCCGCGTTCGCCATCGTCGCCGGGCCGACCCCGGCCATGGCCGCGCCCGCCAACCCCACCCCTTCAGGGCACGAGGAGGACAACGATCCTCCGCTCATCACGGACGTCCTCGACGCCACGAACCGCGCCTACCTTCAGGCCAAGGCGAAGCTGGAGAAGTCGAAGCAGCGCCAACTCCAACTGGCCCTGGAGGTACGGGCGGCACAGGCCGAACTCGACGCGCTGCGCCCGCAGGTCGGCCAGATCGCCGCGCAGTCGTACCGCACCGGCCGGATCGGCGCGATGGCCATGCTGTTGGAGAGCAACACACCCGACTCCTTCGTCCGGCGGGCCGCCGCCCTCGACGAGCTGAACATGGTCAACGCGCAGCGGCTGGCGGAGGTCAACGCGGCGAAGACCCGCGCGGAGCAGGCCAAGATCGCGCTCGACGGCGAGGTGCGCGAGCAGGAGAAGCAGAAGAACGCGATGGCCCGGGAGAAGGTCGCGGCGGAGAAGGCGTTGTCGCTGGTCGGCGGGCGTGGCTTCACCGGCGGTCTGGTCTCGGCCACCTCGCCGGTGGCCCGGATCGGGCCCGGTCGCAGCGCAGACGGCGGCTGGAAGCCCGAGTCGTGCAGCGAGAAGGACCCCACCACCTCGGGCTGCATCACCCCGCGCACTCTGCACGCCTACAAGGAGGTCCGGCGAGCCGGTTTCACCCGCTTCGCCGGCTGCTACCGGTCCGGCGGCCCGTGGGAGCACCCGAAGGGCCGGGCCTGCGACTGGTCGTTGCAGAACAGCGGCTTCGCGCCCTGGCACAACAACGACACCCGGATGTACGGCAACAACGTCGCCGCCTTCCTCATCCGCAACGCGGACCGGCTGGGCATCTACTACGTGATCTGGAACCGGCAGATCTGGTTCCCGGCGACCGGCTGGAAGTCCTACAGCGGGCCCTCCAACCACACCGATCACGTCCACATGTCGTTGCTCTAG
- a CDS encoding YibE/F family protein, with product MGADHTRPAPSAPPGVRRILVATVVPLFLLTVVAAIVLWPRDTREPTADPDVPRYHGTVTRVVTEPCPPAAETPEGGPGDSTGPCGTVTVTAEQGPAAGRQVEVPLPAGPGAPRVEVGDAVVLVELTDPADPAAKSYQIAEHQRGAPLVWLAVLFAAAIVAFGRWRGLAALGGLVASFAILLGFVLPGIGAGQPPLLVAIVGSALIMFVVLYLTHGITTQTSVAVLGTLGSLVLTGLLGAVATATTHLTGFGSEDATTLSMFQGEVDLHGLLLAGIIIGSLGVLDDVTVTQAATVTELSYANPGLSRIQLYRAATRVGRAHIASTVNTIVLAYAGASLPLLLLLVADSRPLSQILTSEFMAQEIVRSIVATLGLVAAVPLTTGLAAVVTAAGRRAGSDTEPARPPAARPPAERGEALEALGGAVAGRRGPSGSTEAAW from the coding sequence ATGGGCGCCGACCACACCCGTCCCGCTCCGTCCGCCCCGCCCGGGGTACGACGGATCCTCGTCGCGACGGTGGTGCCACTGTTCCTGCTCACCGTGGTCGCCGCGATCGTGCTCTGGCCACGGGACACCCGGGAGCCGACGGCCGACCCGGACGTGCCCCGCTACCACGGCACGGTGACCCGGGTGGTGACCGAGCCCTGCCCGCCGGCGGCGGAGACGCCGGAGGGCGGTCCGGGCGACTCCACCGGCCCGTGCGGAACGGTCACCGTCACCGCCGAGCAGGGCCCGGCCGCCGGGCGGCAGGTCGAGGTGCCCCTACCGGCCGGACCCGGCGCGCCCCGGGTCGAGGTGGGCGACGCGGTCGTGCTGGTCGAGCTGACGGACCCGGCCGACCCGGCGGCGAAGAGCTACCAGATCGCCGAACACCAGCGCGGCGCGCCACTGGTCTGGCTCGCCGTACTGTTCGCCGCCGCCATCGTCGCGTTCGGCCGCTGGCGCGGGCTGGCCGCGCTGGGCGGCCTGGTGGCGAGCTTCGCCATCCTGCTCGGTTTCGTGCTGCCGGGGATCGGCGCGGGCCAGCCGCCCCTGCTGGTGGCCATCGTCGGGTCAGCGCTGATCATGTTCGTGGTGCTCTACCTGACCCACGGGATCACCACGCAGACCTCGGTGGCCGTGCTCGGCACCCTGGGCAGCCTGGTACTGACCGGCCTGCTCGGCGCCGTGGCCACCGCGACCACCCATCTGACCGGCTTCGGCAGCGAGGACGCCACCACCCTGTCGATGTTCCAGGGCGAGGTCGACCTGCACGGGCTGCTCCTGGCCGGCATCATCATCGGCTCCCTCGGCGTCCTGGACGACGTCACCGTCACCCAGGCCGCCACGGTCACCGAGCTGTCGTACGCGAACCCGGGGCTGTCCCGGATCCAGCTCTACCGGGCGGCCACCCGGGTGGGCCGCGCGCACATCGCCTCCACGGTCAACACGATCGTGCTGGCGTACGCGGGCGCGTCGCTGCCGTTGCTGCTCCTGCTTGTCGCCGACTCCCGCCCGCTGAGCCAGATCCTGACCAGCGAGTTCATGGCCCAGGAGATCGTCCGCAGCATCGTGGCCACGCTCGGCCTGGTGGCCGCCGTACCGCTGACCACCGGGCTGGCCGCGGTGGTCACCGCCGCCGGCCGGCGGGCCGGGTCGGACACCGAGCCGGCGAGGCCGCCCGCGGCCCGGCCACCGGCGGAGCGGGGCGAGGCCCTGGAGGCGCTCGGCGGGGCGGTCGCGGGGCGGCGCGGACCGTCGGGGAGCACGGAGGCCGCATGGTGA
- a CDS encoding DUF6153 family protein has translation MRTEAALTTGRWVRLLLLLCTLVGLAAMHTLGHGAHGAAGRSGGHDGGHIGGRPAAAAPTMVESCPGDGCHAGVLPLRDLGGDPSGWSVCLAVLGAFAVALLVAVLLRAGSRPGGLTLGGPARAARGPRAPPPRPYGLRLATASVLRR, from the coding sequence GTGCGTACGGAGGCGGCGCTGACGACCGGGCGGTGGGTCCGGCTCCTGTTGCTGCTCTGCACGCTGGTCGGGTTGGCCGCCATGCACACCCTCGGGCACGGCGCGCACGGTGCCGCCGGCCGGTCCGGCGGGCATGACGGCGGGCACATCGGCGGGCGCCCGGCCGCCGCCGCGCCGACCATGGTCGAGAGCTGTCCGGGCGACGGCTGTCACGCGGGTGTGCTGCCGCTACGTGACCTCGGCGGCGACCCGTCCGGGTGGAGCGTGTGCCTGGCGGTTCTCGGCGCGTTCGCGGTGGCCCTGCTGGTCGCCGTGCTGCTACGGGCCGGGTCACGGCCCGGCGGGCTGACCCTCGGCGGCCCGGCACGCGCCGCCCGCGGGCCGCGCGCCCCGCCGCCCCGGCCGTACGGGCTGCGCCTGGCGACGGCGTCGGTGCTGCGCAGATAG
- a CDS encoding DUF305 domain-containing protein: MFTRTLVRRAALAGATVTAALALAACGGTDHSTAGSGHGTGSAGSGSPSAGASFGDADVMFAQRMIPHHRQAVEMAGLAEGRAADPEVKKLAGQIEAAQAPEIATMTGWLAAWGRPVPSASAGHGMPEMDHGMPGMMSDADMTKLAASSGDDFDRQFLAMMIAHHEGALAMAEDELAGGANPEARALAQRIVDAQQAEIEAMRKLLDRR, from the coding sequence GTGTTCACTCGTACCCTTGTGCGTCGGGCCGCCCTGGCCGGCGCGACCGTCACCGCCGCGCTGGCCCTGGCCGCCTGCGGCGGTACCGACCATTCGACCGCCGGCTCCGGCCACGGCACCGGCTCGGCGGGCAGCGGCTCGCCCTCCGCCGGGGCGTCGTTCGGCGACGCCGACGTGATGTTCGCCCAGCGGATGATTCCGCACCACCGGCAGGCCGTGGAGATGGCCGGGCTGGCCGAGGGCCGGGCCGCCGATCCGGAGGTGAAGAAGTTGGCCGGGCAGATCGAGGCGGCCCAGGCGCCGGAGATCGCCACCATGACCGGCTGGCTCGCCGCCTGGGGCCGGCCGGTCCCGTCGGCGAGCGCCGGCCACGGCATGCCGGAGATGGATCACGGCATGCCGGGGATGATGTCCGACGCCGACATGACGAAGCTGGCGGCGTCCTCCGGCGACGACTTCGACCGGCAGTTCCTGGCCATGATGATCGCCCATCACGAGGGCGCGCTCGCGATGGCCGAGGACGAGCTGGCCGGGGGCGCCAACCCGGAGGCCAGGGCGCTCGCCCAGCGGATCGTCGACGCCCAGCAGGCCGAGATCGAGGCCATGCGGAAGCTGCTCGACCGGCGCTGA
- a CDS encoding metal-sensitive transcriptional regulator, giving the protein MTAPTTPARGYTASKDQLLARLRRIEGQVRGIEKMVEDDRYCIDVLTQISAIQAALDKVGLGLLDGHARHCMREGAAEGRADEMATEMMAAVGRLMKRG; this is encoded by the coding sequence ATGACCGCACCGACGACCCCGGCCCGGGGCTACACCGCCAGCAAGGACCAGCTGCTCGCGCGGCTCCGCCGAATCGAGGGGCAGGTCCGCGGCATCGAGAAGATGGTCGAGGACGACCGCTACTGCATCGACGTGCTGACCCAGATCTCCGCCATCCAGGCCGCCCTGGACAAGGTCGGGCTCGGCCTGCTCGACGGGCACGCCCGGCACTGCATGCGGGAGGGCGCCGCCGAGGGCCGCGCCGACGAGATGGCCACCGAGATGATGGCCGCCGTCGGCCGGCTGATGAAGCGCGGCTGA
- a CDS encoding heavy-metal-associated domain-containing protein — MVTTMYQVQGMTCGHCVNSVNAEVGAIPGVSDVQVDLASGRVTVTSESPLDTDTVRAAVDEAGYDLVGA; from the coding sequence ATGGTCACCACCATGTACCAGGTGCAGGGCATGACCTGCGGGCACTGTGTCAACTCGGTCAACGCCGAGGTGGGCGCGATTCCGGGCGTCAGCGACGTCCAGGTCGACCTGGCCTCCGGCCGGGTCACCGTCACCAGTGAGAGCCCGTTGGACACGGACACCGTCCGCGCCGCCGTGGACGAGGCCGGATACGACCTCGTCGGGGCGTGA